The genomic segment CATAATGTAAATAATGAAATTCATATTTTGCAGTGGCAATTATCACATAGATGCCCCATATCTTTGGTGACTATTCAATCCTGTCAAAATGGTTGACCCGTCAGCTGATTAGATAACACATTATTATAATAAGGCTAAGAGACATAAGAACCATGTACATACTCTGTCCAATCTACAAGGTATATGTTGCTCAAGGGCTATGCCAAGAACTCCAATTTTTGGGAATCATATTAGTGCATCAGTTTTTAGAGGTTCAACAacacaaatttctcacataattCTCAAGTTTCTTCAGACTCGAGATCTTCTTTCAATGAATTTGCTTaaagcaccaaaaaaaaaatagaaaagactATAGATAAAGCATTAAATACCTTGGAATAGTCCATTCCACCATAGATGTCTCCAACAAGCATATCTATTACTCGGTTGTTACCAGAATAACTCAACTCCAGCAATTCATCAAAGCTGAATGAAGATACAACAACGATTGTTGGGATGGATGATAACGAAAAATTACAGAAAAGCACCACCTTAAAATATCTACGAGGCCGACCTCTTGCACTTCGTCAAAAGTTTTCCCAGCCCCCAGAAGGTGCCACCTCCAACACTAGTTCCACTAACTCGCTCAAATTTCCCATCTCCATCAACCTAATCAAGTAACAACATGCAAACTAATgagaaattcaaaagaaaatacTAATGAATTGAATGTTTAGCTGGATGGGACTTTCAGAGCCTGTAAGATTGCCTATTCAATCTTACACACGAAAGATGGAAGTCGCTCTGCCCTGATACATAAATGCAGATATTTACAATATAGAAGTCTAGCAAATAATGCTTTTGTCTCTTCAATTTGTATTTAAGGCTCCTTGTTGGACCAAAGACAAGAGGTCATGATCTCAATCGCTGTTTGTCTTGCTTTCAATATGCAAGTGAGTCTCAAACCAATCAGCTAATAATTACCTACAAAAATCCCAGAGAGTATACAGTTCAtgtttctcatgaacttttatgTCTACGACTCTATGTTCCTATTACTATTTAACAGGATTTAAAGAGTAGCCTATTTGCAAATTCCTGCCATGTGACCTAAAGTGATCTAACCAAGTTGAAGGTCCAAAACTGAAATATACATGTTGTTGAGGAGGCTGTTACGTAACTCATCCATAAGTTACCATTTCTATTCTTCTTTCCCTCCACTTCAAAATTACTTCCTTCAGTTAAAGTAAAAATTCGCAATCATCATAACCTAGGGAACTCACCTTGATCATGCTAACACCGGACCCAATATTGACAAGGAGATAAGGGTATAAATCATTCTGATCAATCTGCACGTACTCCTTCTGACCATCCATGTATGTATAAGCTTCATGGCTGGCTGCCTGTTCAACGAGAGGGCAAAACAATTAATATGTGTGTCATCCAATTGTCTATGAAGCAACAAAGATATTCAACAGAACTGATGTGTCTATTAGCTCCCAGCACTCATGGTGAGGATGTCAATAAAGAAGGCTACACGTGATGATACAAATCAAAGAAGTCCAAAATCTTACAGTACAAGCTCAAGTAAGGTTAGCTGAAACATATAGAGCTTATAAAAACAGGAAATTATCCTCAATACAAACCACTTACTACAGATTGacttaagaaaagaaatggcATGCAAAAGCAAAACTATCAAGTATATGCATACACACTTCTCTTTTGTTACCTGAAAAAAGAATATTAATCATAAACATATCTTTGTACTCTAGGAATCCCACCTTAAGCAAAAAATTTGCACCAGCAACAAGAGAATTCATTTCATCAACCTTGTCCAGAGTCATTCCAAGCTTTTCTTTGAAGAGATCAGCAAACTTAAAAGCCCCACCTCCTGTAGCCTTTAAAGGAATTGTAACTTGTTATTCAATTAATCTTTCATCTTAGATGATCTCTTAGGACGAGGGGAAAAGGTCACAGTTCCATGCATGGTAGAGAGAGTTGCTTTACCAATATTTTGTTGACAATGTTGAACAGAAATTTTACCTTTATGATATTCTTCTCACTTACAGAAGCCCCATGACAATCCTCACCTGGATTCATAGCTTTCTGTTAGATAATAGGAACCTGAAGGTTACATCATTACATACCATGACATAACTGCACTATGAAAATAGGAGAAACTTCTTAAGCTATAAAAATTATGAGATTGCTGGCATGAATGTCAA from the Coffea arabica cultivar ET-39 chromosome 11e, Coffea Arabica ET-39 HiFi, whole genome shotgun sequence genome contains:
- the LOC113719607 gene encoding pantothenate kinase 1-like isoform X5, with amino-acid sequence MDRNGVTEGEFEERGMNKCAEQVSHLALDIGGSLIKMVYFCGENSGSEHQQGILSSKESCGLSNGNTNCSVLGGKLHFRKFETSKINECLEFMSSKQFHRNGEDCHGASVSEKNIIKATGGGAFKFADLFKEKLGMTLDKVDEMNSLVAGANFLLKAASHEAYTYMDGQKEYVQIDQNDLYPYLLVNIGSGVSMIKVDGDGKFERVSGTSVGGGTFWGLGKLLTKCKSFDELLELSYSGNNRVIDMLVGDIYGGMDYSKIGLSSTAIASSFGKAVSEDKDLEEYKPEDVARSLLRMISNNIGQVER